Proteins encoded together in one Catellatospora citrea window:
- the urtB gene encoding urea ABC transporter permease subunit UrtB translates to MTVILGQLFTGVSIGAVLLLIALGLALTFGQMNVINMAHGEFIMAGAYTTYVLQQTITDAGLSLLVALPVAFAVAGAMGVLLEWALIRRLYTRPLDTLLVTWGVSLMLQQLARDVFGAPNVQTKAPDLLTESTSLGADLSIANSRLFILGLVVLAVAALTAALKFTPLGRRIRAVVQNRDLAAVSGIPTGRVDRLTFFIGSGLAGVAGVALTLLGPIGPTMGTNIIIDAFLVVVVGGIGQLKGSVIVAFVLGMLQAMVEYLTTLSVAKVIVFVAIVAFLQWRPQGLFTLRTRSLA, encoded by the coding sequence ATGACAGTGATCCTCGGGCAGCTGTTCACCGGCGTCAGCATCGGCGCGGTGCTGCTGCTCATCGCGCTCGGCCTGGCCCTGACCTTCGGCCAGATGAACGTCATCAACATGGCGCACGGCGAGTTCATCATGGCCGGCGCCTACACCACGTACGTGCTGCAGCAGACCATCACCGACGCGGGCCTGTCGCTGCTCGTCGCGCTGCCCGTCGCCTTCGCCGTCGCGGGCGCGATGGGCGTGCTGCTGGAATGGGCGCTGATCCGCCGCCTCTACACCCGGCCGCTGGACACCCTGCTGGTCACCTGGGGCGTCTCGCTGATGCTGCAACAATTGGCCCGGGACGTCTTCGGCGCGCCGAACGTGCAGACCAAGGCCCCCGACCTGCTCACCGAGAGCACGTCACTCGGCGCGGACCTGAGCATCGCCAACAGCCGCCTGTTCATCCTCGGCCTGGTCGTGCTCGCGGTCGCCGCGCTGACCGCCGCGCTCAAGTTCACCCCGCTGGGCCGCCGTATCCGGGCCGTGGTGCAGAACCGCGACCTGGCCGCGGTCTCCGGCATCCCGACCGGGCGGGTCGACCGGCTCACCTTCTTCATCGGTTCCGGTCTGGCCGGGGTCGCCGGGGTCGCGCTGACCCTGCTCGGCCCGATCGGCCCGACCATGGGCACCAACATCATCATCGACGCCTTCCTCGTCGTCGTGGTCGGCGGCATCGGGCAGCTCAAGGGGAGCGTGATCGTGGCCTTCGTGCTCGGCATGCTGCAGGCGATGGTCGAGTACCTGACCACGCTCAGCGTCGCCAAGGTGATCGTGTTCGTCGCCATCGTGGCGTTCCTGCAGTGGCGGCCCCAGGGCCTGTTCACGCTCCGGACCCGGAGCCTGGCATGA